A window of Christiangramia forsetii KT0803 contains these coding sequences:
- a CDS encoding helix-turn-helix domain-containing protein, with translation MKMNAEFHIKNMVCRSCATVIKNALENKKIKVIEIELGRLVIETDKVSVIKEQLTEILRANDFDIIDTPEDKLVEQIKVKLIDLVNSIPARLETKLSVYLQKKLHQDYTTISKIFSYNQQITIEKYYIKLKVEKVKELIHSQEHNFTEISQMLGYSSLGHLSTQFKTETGMSLSQYKEVGAEIRSSLNRIL, from the coding sequence ATGAAAATGAATGCTGAATTTCACATAAAAAATATGGTTTGTCGCAGTTGCGCAACCGTAATTAAAAATGCCCTTGAAAATAAAAAGATTAAGGTTATTGAAATTGAACTGGGCCGATTGGTGATTGAAACAGATAAGGTTTCTGTGATTAAAGAGCAATTAACAGAAATACTTAGAGCTAATGATTTTGATATTATAGATACACCCGAAGATAAGCTTGTAGAACAAATAAAAGTAAAGCTTATCGATCTTGTAAATTCGATACCTGCTCGTTTAGAAACAAAACTGTCTGTTTACCTACAGAAAAAGTTACATCAGGATTATACGACTATAAGTAAAATCTTTTCTTATAATCAGCAGATAACAATAGAAAAATATTATATAAAATTAAAAGTGGAAAAAGTAAAAGAGTTGATACATTCTCAGGAACATAATTTTACTGAAATATCACAAATGTTAGGCTATAGCAGTCTTGGACATCTTAGTACACAGTTTAAAACTGAAACCGGGATGAGCCTATCTCAGTATAAAGAGGTAGGGGCAGAAATTAGGAGTTCCTTAAACCGAATTTTATAA